A window from Akkermansia muciniphila encodes these proteins:
- the hypD gene encoding hydrogenase formation protein HypD has protein sequence MQEEVQRLLEELRHAVTRPWAVMEVCGGQTHAIASLGLEELLPPALRLIHGPGCPVCVTAVELIDQAVELSLRPGVALCSYGDMMRVPGSGGDLFSAKARGGDVRLMYSPLEAVALAGSHPELEVVFFAVGFETTAPATALAMQQARALGYANFSVLCAHVQVPPALEWLMDQDEGRPDAFLAPGHVCAITGEGDYGRLAARYQVPMAVTGFEAPDLLRGILMCVRQLEAGECTVQNAYARYVKPEGNKTARERMEEVFEPEDRHWRGLGLIPSGGMKVRRAWEEMDAALRFRCRKGAHGVDEASGCLAGQVLRGLIRPGECPFFGTSCTPLAPLGAPMVSGEGACAAYYRYKRS, from the coding sequence ATGCAGGAGGAAGTTCAGCGGTTGCTTGAAGAGCTGCGCCATGCCGTGACGCGCCCGTGGGCGGTGATGGAGGTGTGCGGCGGCCAGACGCACGCCATCGCGTCCCTGGGGCTGGAGGAACTTCTTCCTCCGGCCTTGCGCCTGATTCACGGTCCCGGGTGCCCGGTCTGCGTTACCGCTGTGGAGTTGATTGACCAGGCCGTGGAGTTGAGCCTGAGGCCCGGCGTGGCCTTGTGCAGTTACGGGGATATGATGCGGGTGCCGGGTTCCGGCGGCGACTTGTTTTCCGCCAAGGCGCGGGGAGGGGATGTGCGGCTGATGTATTCTCCGCTGGAAGCCGTAGCCCTGGCCGGGAGCCATCCTGAGCTGGAAGTAGTGTTTTTCGCCGTGGGGTTTGAGACCACGGCTCCGGCTACAGCCCTGGCCATGCAGCAGGCCCGCGCGCTGGGATATGCCAATTTTTCCGTGCTCTGCGCCCATGTGCAGGTTCCTCCGGCCCTGGAATGGCTGATGGACCAGGATGAGGGGAGGCCGGACGCCTTTCTGGCTCCCGGCCATGTCTGCGCCATTACGGGGGAGGGGGATTACGGCCGTCTGGCCGCTCGTTACCAAGTGCCGATGGCGGTGACGGGGTTTGAAGCTCCGGATTTGCTCCGCGGCATTCTGATGTGCGTCCGCCAGCTGGAGGCCGGGGAGTGCACGGTGCAGAATGCCTATGCGCGCTATGTAAAGCCGGAGGGGAACAAGACGGCGCGGGAAAGGATGGAGGAAGTTTTTGAACCGGAAGACCGCCACTGGCGCGGTCTGGGGCTGATCCCCTCCGGCGGCATGAAGGTGCGCCGGGCGTGGGAGGAGATGGACGCCGCCCTGCGTTTCCGCTGCCGGAAGGGCGCCCATGGCGTGGATGAAGCTTCCGGCTGTCTGGCGGGCCAGGTGCTGCGGGGGCTGATCCGTCCGGGAGAATGCCCCTTTTTCGGCACCTCCTGCACGCCGCTGGCTCCGCTGGGGGCGCCCATGGTGTCCGGGGAAGGGGCCTGCGCGGCCTATTACCGTTATAAAAGAAGTTGA
- the hypE gene encoding hydrogenase expression/formation protein HypE, which yields MFECPVPEPVSDRIQMAHGGGGRLMNDLIRSVFLEAFGSPAGGVQNDAAVLDFPPGRLAVTTDSFVVEPLEFPGGTIGSLAVHGTVNDLAMSGSDPLYLTAGFILEEGLPLEVLVRVVQDMAAAARAAGVRIVTGDTKVVERGRGDGIYINTAGVGVVRHGLEISPSSVRPGDSVLLSGDLGRHGMTIMSLRAGLSFGEGLASDSAALHESVAVLVRAGIPIHCLRDVTRGGLTATLSEIAESSGLTVQLNEMSIPVREDVRAACGLLGLDPLQVACEGRYLAILPREYEEEALRLMRGCGVSAGACSIGRVEEFRTAPLLMTGRLGVERVLGMPSGMQLPRIC from the coding sequence ATGTTTGAATGTCCTGTTCCTGAACCTGTTTCCGACCGTATCCAGATGGCCCACGGCGGTGGGGGACGCCTGATGAATGACCTGATCCGTTCCGTGTTCCTGGAGGCCTTTGGTTCTCCGGCGGGAGGCGTGCAGAATGATGCTGCCGTGCTGGATTTCCCGCCGGGACGGCTGGCGGTGACGACGGACAGCTTTGTGGTGGAGCCGCTGGAGTTCCCGGGGGGAACGATCGGTTCCCTGGCTGTGCACGGCACGGTGAATGATCTCGCCATGAGCGGGTCGGACCCCCTGTACCTGACAGCCGGCTTTATTCTGGAAGAGGGCCTGCCGTTGGAGGTGCTGGTCCGCGTGGTGCAGGACATGGCGGCGGCGGCGCGCGCCGCCGGCGTCCGCATCGTGACGGGGGATACGAAGGTGGTGGAACGCGGCAGGGGTGACGGCATTTACATCAATACGGCCGGCGTGGGCGTGGTCCGCCATGGGTTGGAGATCAGCCCTTCTTCCGTGCGCCCGGGAGATTCCGTCCTCCTCAGCGGCGACCTGGGCAGGCATGGCATGACGATCATGAGCCTGCGGGCAGGATTGTCCTTCGGGGAAGGCCTGGCGAGCGATTCAGCCGCTCTGCATGAATCCGTGGCGGTTCTCGTCCGGGCGGGGATTCCCATACATTGCCTGCGTGACGTGACCCGTGGCGGCCTGACCGCCACCCTCTCGGAAATTGCGGAGTCTTCCGGCCTGACGGTGCAGCTGAATGAAATGTCCATTCCCGTGCGGGAGGATGTCCGCGCGGCTTGCGGCCTGCTGGGTCTGGATCCTCTCCAGGTGGCTTGTGAAGGCCGTTATCTGGCTATTCTGCCCCGGGAGTATGAGGAAGAGGCCCTGCGCCTGATGCGCGGCTGCGGCGTCTCCGCCGGGGCATGCTCCATAGGCCGTGTGGAAGAGTTTAGAACGGCTCCTCTCCTGATGACGGGGCGTCTGGGCGTGGAACGGGTGCTGGGCATGCCTTCCGGGATGCAGCTCCCGCGCATTTGCTGA